One genomic region from Bradyrhizobium icense encodes:
- a CDS encoding SMP-30/gluconolactonase/LRE family protein: MKKPKVSFGPTGFPAFAGTMAVERVATGFRWAEGPVYFAAGRYVLFSDIPNNRIMRFTEDDGHLSVYRQPSMNSNGNTIDREGRLITCEHSGRRVTRTELDGSITIIADKYNGKKLNSPNDAVVAADGSIWFCDPAYGIGGYYEGIKADPEQEKKNVYRVDPKSGDIKMVVDDFVQPNGLCFSPDEKKLYICDTGFTDGPDNPSHIRVFDVDLGAGKLSNSKVFADMPKPSITDGLRCDTAGRLWCSVGWGDPNEDGVRCYTPDGDLLGKIHIPETVANLCFGGQQRNRLYICGSSSLYAVYTSAQGAMKP; the protein is encoded by the coding sequence ATGAAGAAACCGAAGGTTTCGTTCGGGCCGACAGGCTTTCCGGCCTTCGCCGGCACCATGGCGGTCGAGCGCGTCGCGACCGGATTCCGCTGGGCCGAAGGCCCGGTCTACTTTGCAGCCGGGCGTTACGTGCTGTTCTCCGACATTCCCAACAACCGCATCATGCGCTTCACGGAAGACGACGGCCACCTCAGCGTCTATCGCCAGCCGTCGATGAACTCGAACGGCAACACCATCGACCGCGAAGGGCGCCTGATCACTTGCGAACACAGCGGCCGTCGCGTCACCAGGACCGAACTCGACGGCTCGATCACCATCATTGCCGACAAATACAACGGCAAGAAGCTGAACTCGCCGAACGACGCGGTCGTCGCGGCCGACGGTTCGATCTGGTTCTGCGATCCAGCCTACGGAATCGGCGGCTACTACGAGGGCATCAAGGCCGATCCCGAGCAGGAAAAGAAAAACGTCTACCGGGTGGATCCGAAATCCGGCGACATCAAGATGGTGGTCGATGACTTCGTGCAGCCGAACGGCCTTTGCTTCTCACCTGACGAGAAGAAGCTCTATATCTGCGATACCGGCTTCACCGACGGACCGGATAACCCGTCGCATATCCGCGTGTTCGACGTGGATCTCGGGGCCGGAAAGCTTTCGAACAGCAAGGTCTTTGCGGACATGCCCAAGCCCAGCATTACCGACGGGCTGCGCTGCGACACCGCGGGGCGCCTTTGGTGCTCGGTGGGTTGGGGCGATCCGAATGAGGACGGCGTGCGCTGCTACACTCCTGACGGCGATCTCCTCGGCAAGATCCACATACCGGAAACTGTCGCCAACCTATGCTTCGGCGGCCAGCAGCGGAATAGGCTCTACATCTGCGGCTCGTCATCGCTTTATGCGGTCTACACAAGTGCGCAGGGTGCGATGAAGCCATGA
- the ppc gene encoding phosphoenolpyruvate carboxylase, which translates to MSSQTMPSEIEIRFNRTDESLALEEDARLRTDIRLLGRILGDTVRDQEGADVFDLVERIRQTSIRFHRDEDKLARRELETILDSMSISDTVRIVRAFSYFSHLANIAEDQNNIRQMRGRGPGGPRASALTQTLAHAKAAGISAVELRRFFKGAQVSPVLTAHPTEVRRKSTFDREMEIAALLDRRERVQLTPEEAEACDEQLRRAVLTLWQTNLLRRTKLTVLDEVANGLSFYDYTFLHEVPRLHSALEDRLNQEEGGTPGELASFLTMGSWIGGDRDGNPFVTADVMRGTLRLQSSRVMSFYLEELHVLGSELSLAAHLADISDELRALAERSPDTSPHRSGEPYRLAVSGIYARLTATAAKLEVETTRRPVGEAAPYASVKEFKADLDVLDRSLIANNSGVIARGRLRLLRRAVDCFGFHLARLDIRQNSAVHERTVAELFDAAIPGMSYLALNEEARVHLLLRELRSARPLSSVFVKYSEETLGELAMFRAAAEAHARFGPDVIHQCIISMCKGMSDMLEVAVLLKEVGLVNPSGRSAINIVPLFETIEDLQASSGIMNRMLALHDYRRLVDSRGGIQEVMLGYSDSNKDGGFVTSGWELYKAEIELVDVFERHGLRLRLFHGRGGSVGRGGGPSYDAIIAQPGGAVNGQIRITEQGEIISSKYSNPEVGRSNLEILAAATLEASLLHPRQSAPRKEYLTAMEQLSALAFKAYRGLVYETEGFADYFWGSTVITEISTLNIGSRPASRKKTREIEDLRAIPWVFSWAQCRLMLPGWYGFGSAVEIWIAEHPEQGMPFLQELYREWPFFRTLLSNMDMVLAKSSIAIASRYAELVPDVKLRESIFGRIRREWHSSIESLLDIMGHERLLQGNPLLERSIRNRFPYLDPLNHVQVELLKEHRSHNPDEQVLRGIQLTINGISAGLRNSG; encoded by the coding sequence CTCGATCCGGTTCCATCGCGACGAGGACAAGCTGGCGCGGCGCGAACTCGAGACCATCCTCGACAGCATGTCGATCAGCGACACCGTGCGGATCGTTCGCGCCTTCAGCTATTTCTCCCATCTCGCCAATATCGCCGAGGACCAGAACAACATCCGCCAGATGCGCGGGCGTGGTCCCGGCGGGCCGCGGGCGAGCGCGCTGACCCAGACGCTGGCGCATGCCAAGGCGGCGGGGATCAGTGCGGTCGAGCTGCGGCGATTCTTTAAGGGCGCCCAAGTCAGCCCGGTCCTGACCGCGCATCCGACCGAGGTCCGCCGCAAGAGCACATTCGACCGTGAGATGGAGATCGCCGCACTGCTCGACCGGCGCGAACGCGTTCAGCTCACGCCGGAGGAGGCCGAGGCCTGCGATGAGCAGTTGCGCCGCGCTGTGCTGACGCTGTGGCAGACCAATCTGCTGCGGCGGACCAAGCTGACCGTGCTCGACGAAGTCGCCAACGGCCTGTCATTCTACGACTACACCTTCCTCCATGAAGTGCCGCGGCTGCATAGCGCGCTGGAAGACCGGCTGAACCAGGAGGAGGGCGGTACGCCCGGCGAGCTGGCGTCGTTCCTGACCATGGGAAGCTGGATCGGCGGCGACCGCGACGGCAACCCCTTTGTCACCGCCGACGTCATGCGCGGCACGCTGCGCCTGCAGTCGAGCCGGGTGATGAGCTTCTATCTGGAGGAATTGCACGTTCTCGGCTCGGAACTGTCGTTGGCGGCGCACCTTGCCGACATTTCGGACGAGTTGCGCGCGCTGGCCGAGCGCTCGCCGGATACTTCGCCGCACAGGAGCGGCGAACCGTATCGGCTGGCAGTATCGGGCATCTATGCAAGGTTGACCGCGACCGCTGCAAAGCTCGAGGTCGAGACGACGCGTCGTCCGGTTGGCGAGGCCGCGCCTTATGCAAGCGTGAAGGAGTTCAAGGCCGATCTCGACGTGCTGGATCGATCGCTGATTGCGAACAATTCGGGCGTGATCGCGCGGGGACGGTTGCGCTTGCTACGTCGTGCCGTGGATTGCTTCGGCTTTCATCTGGCCCGACTTGACATCAGGCAGAATTCCGCGGTGCACGAGCGCACGGTCGCGGAACTGTTTGATGCCGCCATCCCCGGCATGTCCTATCTGGCACTGAACGAGGAGGCCCGCGTCCATCTGCTGCTGCGCGAGCTGCGCAGTGCAAGGCCGCTGAGCTCGGTGTTCGTCAAGTACAGCGAAGAAACACTCGGCGAACTCGCCATGTTCCGCGCCGCCGCCGAAGCTCATGCGCGCTTCGGCCCCGACGTGATCCACCAATGCATCATCTCCATGTGCAAGGGGATGTCGGACATGCTGGAGGTGGCGGTGCTGTTGAAGGAGGTCGGCCTCGTCAATCCTTCCGGCCGCAGCGCCATCAACATCGTGCCGCTGTTCGAGACCATCGAGGATCTGCAGGCCTCATCCGGCATCATGAACCGGATGCTGGCGCTGCACGATTACCGCCGGCTGGTCGACAGCCGCGGCGGCATCCAGGAAGTGATGCTGGGCTATTCCGACAGCAACAAGGACGGCGGCTTCGTCACCTCGGGCTGGGAGCTCTACAAGGCCGAAATCGAGCTGGTCGATGTGTTCGAGCGCCACGGCCTGCGCTTGCGGCTGTTTCACGGCCGCGGCGGATCGGTCGGCCGCGGCGGCGGGCCGAGCTATGACGCCATCATTGCGCAGCCGGGAGGTGCGGTAAACGGACAGATCCGCATCACCGAGCAGGGCGAAATCATCTCCAGCAAATATTCCAACCCGGAGGTCGGCCGCAGCAATTTGGAAATCCTCGCCGCGGCCACGCTGGAGGCGAGCCTGTTGCATCCCCGGCAGAGCGCGCCGCGAAAAGAATATCTGACCGCGATGGAGCAATTGTCGGCGTTGGCATTCAAGGCCTATCGCGGGTTGGTCTATGAGACCGAAGGCTTTGCCGATTACTTCTGGGGCTCCACGGTCATCACCGAAATCTCGACGCTCAACATCGGCAGCCGCCCGGCGTCGCGCAAGAAGACCCGCGAGATCGAGGACCTCCGCGCCATCCCCTGGGTGTTCAGTTGGGCGCAATGCCGGCTGATGCTGCCGGGCTGGTACGGTTTCGGCTCGGCGGTCGAGATCTGGATCGCGGAGCATCCGGAGCAGGGCATGCCGTTCTTGCAGGAGCTCTACCGCGAATGGCCGTTCTTCCGCACGCTGCTGTCCAACATGGACATGGTGCTGGCCAAGAGTTCGATTGCGATCGCCTCGCGCTATGCCGAATTGGTGCCTGACGTGAAGTTGCGCGAGAGCATCTTTGGGCGCATCCGGCGCGAATGGCATTCCTCCATTGAGAGCCTGCTCGATATCATGGGACATGAACGGCTGCTGCAGGGTAACCCGCTGCTGGAACGCTCGATCCGCAACCGCTTTCCCTATCTCGATCCGCTCAACCACGTGCAGGTAGAGCTATTGAAGGAGCATCGCTCGCATAATCCGGACGAGCAGGTGCTGCGCGGGATTCAGCTTACCATCAACGGGATATCGGCGGGGTTGCGAAACAGCGGGTGA